From one Gossypium hirsutum isolate 1008001.06 chromosome D08, Gossypium_hirsutum_v2.1, whole genome shotgun sequence genomic stretch:
- the LOC107906529 gene encoding protein DETOXIFICATION 43 — protein MSIMAENGIMHPPESKWSLLGVPVFVLFKDARLVFKLDSLGLEILRIAFPAALALAADPIASLIDTAFIGRIGPVELAAVGVSIAIFNQASRITIFPLVSMTTSFVAEEDTLAKISPEAVKSEDLEKNEPKNNEMKELMRPEDVVAANLEDGPGAAATNTDTKETEDGSSNTSKDPPVVDSKAQNAQVKKGKRHIPSVSTALILGLMLGLLQAICLVFGAKALLRVMGVKPDSPMLNPALKYLTLRSLGAPAVLLSLAMQGVFRGFKDTKTPLYATVAGDLTNIILDPIFIFVLKLGVSGAAIAHVLSQYLISLILLWRLMKQVNLLPPNMKDLQFGRFLKNGFLLLARVIAVTFCVTLAASMAARLGSTPMAAFQICLQVWMTSSLLADGLAVAGQAILACAFAEKDYKKVTAATSRVLQMSFVLGVGLAVAVGAGLYFGSGIFSKDASVLHLISIGVPFVAATQPINSIAFVFDGVNFGASDFAYTAYSMVFVAGASIASLFILSKSNGFIGIWVALTIYMVLRSFAGVLRMGTGTGPWRFLRSRPIA, from the exons ATGAGTATCATGGCTGAGAATGGTATTATGCACCCACCTGAGAGCAAGTGGAGCCTGTTGGGAGTGCCTGTTTTTGTCCTCTTTAAGGATGCAAG ACTTGTTTTCAAATTGGATTCACTTGGCCTGGAGATACTAAGGATCGCATTTCCTGCTGCCTTGGCCTTAGCTGCTGATCCCATTGCTTCTCTGATTGACACTGCCTTCATTGGGCGTATAG GACCGGTGGAGCTAGCTGCTGTAGGAGTTTCCATTGCTATATTCAATCAAGCATCAAGGATTACTATTTTCCCGCTGGTTAGCATGACAACTTCTTTTGTAGCTGAAGAAGATACACTTGCAAAGATTAGCCCTGAAGCCGTAAAATCTGAAGATTTGGAAAAGAAtgaacccaaaaacaatgaaatGAAAGAATTGATGAGGCCAGAAGATGTAGTGGCAGCCAACTTGGAAGACGGTCCAGGTGCTGCAGCTACAAACACTGATACAAAAGAGACAGAGGATG GTTCTTCCAACACAAGTAAGGATCCGCCTGTAGTTGATAGCAAAGCTCAAAATGCTCAagtgaaaaagggaaaaagacaTATCCCGTCAGTGTCAACAGCATTGATTCTGGGTTTAATGCTTGGTCTCCTTCAAGCTATATGCCTTGTTTTTGGAGCAAAAGCTCTCCTTCGTGTGATGGGTGTGAAACCT GATTCCCCAATGCTAAACCCAGCACTAAAGTACTTGACTTTGAGGTCATTAGGCGCTCCTGCAGTTCTTCTATCTTTAGCCATGCAAGGGGTTTTCCGAGGATTTAAGGATACAAAAACACCTTTATATGCAACAGTTGCAGGAGACCTGACAAATATCATTTTGGACCCTATATTTATCTTTGTCTTAAAACTAGGTGTCAGTGGTGCAGCCATAGCACATGTCCTTTCTCA GTATTTGATTTCACTCATCCTCTTATGGCGATTGATGAAACAAGTTAATCTCTTACCCCCAAATATGAAAGACCTACAATTTGGAAGATTTCTTAAAAATG GTTTTCTTTTATTAGCAAGAGTGATAGCAGTCACATTCTGTGTGACATTAGCAGCATCAATGGCTGCTCGGCTTGGTTCAACACCTATGGCCGCATTTCAAATCTGCTTACAGGTCTGGATGACATCATCTCTTCTTGCTGATGGTTTAGCTGTCGCTGGACag GCAATTCTTGCTTGTGCATTTGCTGAGAAGGACTACAAGAAGGTAACAGCTGCAACATCTCGGGTATTGCAG ATGAGTTTTGTGCTTGGTGTGGGGCTTGCTGTGGCGGTTGGAGCTGGTTTATACTTTGGGTCAGGGATCTTTTCGAAAGATGCTAGTGTTCTTCATCTTATCAGTATAGGAGTACCG TTTGTAGCAGCTACACAGCCAATCAACTCAATTGCTTTCGTGTTTGACGGTGTCAACTTTGGAGCATCTGACTTTGCATACACAGCTTACTCCATG GTATTTGTAGCTGGAGCAAGCATTGCATCATTGTTCATTCTCTCCAAAAGCAATGGATTTATAGGGATATGGGTTGCATTAACCATTTACATGGTTCTCCGCAGCTTTGCTGGTGTTTTGAG GATGGGGACTGGAACTGGACCTTGGCGCTTCCTAAGAAGTAGACCCATCGCATAG
- the LOC107900748 gene encoding cellulose synthase A catalytic subunit 3 [UDP-forming] has product MESGDIGGKPMKNLGGQMCQICGDNVGKNADGDPFIACGVCAFPVCRPCYEYERKDGNQSCPQCKTRYKRHKGSPAILGDREEDGDADDGASDFNYSSENKNQNQKQKISERMLSWHATYGRGEDVGAPNYDKEVSHNHIPLLTNGQEVSGELSAASPERLSMASPGLGGKSNIRVVDPVREFGSPGVGNVAWKERVDGWKMKQEKNVVPMSTGQAASERGAGDIDASTDVLVDDSLLNDEARQPLSRKVSIPSSKINPYRMVIILRLIILCIFLHYRITNPVPNAYALWLISVICEIWFAISWILDQFPKWLPVNRETYLDRLALRYDREGEPSELAAVDIFVSTVDPLKEPPLVTANTVLSILAVDYPVDKVSCYVSDDGAAMLTFEALSETSEFARKWVPFCKKYNIEPRAPEWYFAQKIDYLKDKVQTSFVKERRAMKREYEEFKVRVNGLVAKAQKVPEEGWIMQDGTPWPGNNTRDHPGMIQVFLGQSGGLDAEGNELPRLVYVSREKRPGFQHHKKAGAMNALVRVSAVLTNGPFLLNLDCDHYINNSKALREAMCFLMDPNLGKQVCYVQFPQRFDGIDRNDRYANRNTVFFDINLRGLDGIQGPVYVGTGCVFNRTALYGYEPPLKPKHRKTGILSSLCGGSRKKSSKSSKKGSDKKKSGKHIDSTVPVFNLEDIEEGVEGAGFDDEKSLLMSQMSLEKRFGQSAVFVASTLMENGGVPQSATPETLLKEAIHVISCGYEDKTDWGSEIGWIYGSVTEDILTGFKMHARGWRSIYCMPKRPAFKGSAPINLSDRLNQVLRWALGSVEILFSRHCPIWYGYSGRLKWLERFAYVNTTIYPVTAIPLLMYCTLPAVCLLTNKFIIPQISNLASIWFISLFLSIFATGILEMRWSGVGIDEWWRNEQFWVIGGVSAHLFAVFQGLLKVLAGIDTNFTVTSKASDEDGDFAELYMFKWTTLLIPPTTLLIINLVGVVAGISYAINSGYQSWGPLFGKLFFAFWVIIHLYPFLKGLMGRQNRTPTIVVVWSILLASIFSLLWVRIDPFTTRVTGPDVEQCGINC; this is encoded by the exons ATGGAATCAGGAGATATTGGG GGCAAGCCCATGAAGAATCTTGGTGGCCAGATGTGCCAAATCTGTGGTGATAATGTTGGAAAAAATGCGGATGGTGATCCATTCATTGCTTGCGGTGTATGTGCATTTCCTGTCTGCCGCCCTTGCTATGAATATGAAAGGAAGGATGGGAATCAGTCATGCCCTCAATGTAAAACCAGATACAAGAGGCACAAAG GTAGTCCTGCTATCCTTGGAGATAGAGAAGAGGATGGTGATGCTGATGATGGTGCTAGTGATTTCAATTACTCTTcagaaaacaaaaaccaaaatcaGAAGCAGAAAATTTCAGAAAGAATGTTGAGCTGGCATGCAACATATGGTAGAGGGGAGGACGTTGGTGCTCCAAATTATGATAAAGAGGTTTCTCATAACCATATTCCCCTGCTCACGAATGGGCaggag GTTTCTGGCGAGTTATCTGCTGCATCACCTGAGCGGCTTTCTATGGCATCTCCTGGACTTGGTGGAAAAT CAAATATTAGGGTTGTGGATCCTGTGAGGGAGTTTGGTTCACCAGGAGTGGGCAATGTAGCTTGGAAGGAGAGAGTTGATGGCTGGAAGATGAAGCAGGAGAAGAATGTTGTTCCTATGAGTACAGGCCAGGCTGCTTCTGAAAGGGGTGCTGGAGATATTGATGCCAGCACTGATGTGCTTGTGGACGACTCTTTACT GAATGATGAAGCTCGGCAGCCTCTATCAAGAAAGGTCTCCATTCCCTCATCGAAAATAAACCCTTATCGGATGGTCATCATTCTTCGGCTCATTATTCTCTGCATTTTCTTGCACTATCGAATAACAAACCCTGTTCCAAATGCCTATGCTCTGTGGTTGATATCTGTTATATGTGAGATTTGGTTTGCAATATCATGGATACTGGATCAGTTCCCTAAGTGGCTTCCTGTTAACCGAGAAACCTATCTTGACAGGCTTGCCTTGAG ATATGATCGTGAAGGAGAACCATCAGAATTAGCTGCTGTTGATATTTTTGTGAGTACTGTCGACCCATTAAAGGAGCCTCCACTTGTAACAGCCAACACTGTGCTATCCATTCTTGCAGTTGACTACCCAGTCGACAAGGTTTCCTGTTATGTTTCTGATGATGGTGCTGCTATGTTAACATTTGAAGCACTGTCTGAGACATCAGAGTTTGCTAGGAAGTGGGTACCTTTCTGCAAGAAGTATAATATTGAGCCTCGGGCTCCAGAATGGTATTTTGCACAGAAGATTGATTACCTGAAAGATAAAGTTCAAACATCATTTGTTAAGGAGCGCAGAGCTATGAAG AGAGAGTATGAAGAATTTAAAGTCCGAGTTAATGGGCTTGTTGCAAAGGCACAGAAAGTTCCTGAAGAAGGATGGATTATGCAGGATGGTACACCATGGCCTGGTAATAACACCAGAGACCATCCAGGAATGATCCAG GTTTTCTTAGGCCAGAGTGGGGGCCTTGATGCTGAGGGCAATGAGCTGCCAAGGTTAGTTTATGTTTCTCGTGAAAAGCGTCCAGGCTTCCAACACCACAAAAAAGCTGGTGCTATGAATGCACTT GTTCGAGTGTCAGCAGTCCTTACTAATGGACCTTTCTTATTGAATCTTGATTGTGATCACTACATAAATAATAGCAAGGCTTTAAGGGAAGCTATGTGTTTTCTGATGGATCCAAACCTTGGAAAGCAAGTTTGTTACGTTCAATTTCCTCAAAGGTTTGATGGTATTGATCGGAATGATCGATATGCCAACAGAAATACTGTTTTCTTTGAT ATAAACTTGAGGGGTCTGGATGGCATTCAAGGGCCGGTTTATGTCGGTACGGGATGTGTTTTCAATAGAACAGCATTGTATGGATATGAACCTCCCCTTAAGCCCAAGCATAGAAAAACAGGGATACTATCTTCATTGTGCGGAGGTTCTCGTAAGAAGAGTTCAAAATCAAGTAAAAAGGGATCAGACAAGAAGAAATCTGGCAAGCATATTGATTCTACTGTACCAGTATTCAATCTAGAGGATATAGAAGAGGGTGTTGAAG GGGCTGGGTTTGATGATGAAAAGTCATTACTGATGTCACAAATGAGCCTGGAGAAACGATTTGGTCAGTCTGCTGTTTTTGTTGCCTCTACACTTATGGAAAATGGTGGTGTCCCTCAGTCTGCTACCCCCGAAACACTTCTTAAGGAAGCAATTCATGTTATCAGCTGTGGATACGAGGACAAAACAGACTGGGGAAGTGAG ATTGGGTGGATCTATGGTTCTGTTACAGAAGATATTCTTACTGGATTCAAAATGCATGCCCGTGGTTGGCGGTCAATTTACTGCATGCCAAAACGCCCAGCCTTTAAAGGTTCTGCTCCTATCAATCTTTCAGATCGTCTGAACCAAGTGCTTCGATGGGCTCTTGGTTCTGTGGAAATTCTTTTCAGTAGGCATTGCCCTATCTGGTATGGTTATAGTGGTAGGCTCAAGTGGCTTGAACGATTCGCATATGTTAACACAACCATCTACCCGGTCACTGCTATTCCTCTTCTCATGTACTGTACACTGCCAGCAGTCTGTCTGCTCACTAACAAGTTCATTATTCCACAG ATTAGTAACCTTGCGAGTATATGGTTCATATCCCTCTTTCTTTCCATCTTTGCAACTGGTATTTTAGAAATGAGGTGGAGTGGTGTGGGAATTGATGAGTGGTGGAGAAATGAACAGTTTTGGGTTATTGGTGGTGTGTCGGCACATCTTTTTGCTGTTTTCCAAGGGCTTCTCAAAGTTCTTGCTGGCATTGACACTAACTTCACGGTCACTTCAAAAGCATCAGATGAAGATGGGGATTTCGCTGAACTTTACATGTTCAAATGGACAACCCTTCTCATCCCACCAACCACTCTCCTCATTATAAACTTGGTGGGGGTTGTTGCAGGAATATCGTATGCCATCAATAGTGGCTACCAATCATGGGGTCCCCTCTTTGGTAAGCTATTTTTTGCCTTCTGGGTGATCATCCATCTCTACCCCTTCTTGAAAGGTTTGATGGGACGCCAAAACCGTACACCCACCATTGTTGTTGTATGGTCAATTCTGCTTGCCTCCATTTTCTCTTTGTTGTGGGTGCGGATCGATCCCTTCACAACCAGAGTTACCGGGCCAGATGTAGAACAGTGTGGAATAAACTGTTAA